The Myripristis murdjan chromosome 11, fMyrMur1.1, whole genome shotgun sequence genomic sequence tgtgtctgtgtgttttcacatgtgtgtacatacacatatgtatctgtgtgtatgtgtccacaTGCATGCCTGCCTGCATCCATATTTATTCATATGGACACAGCCAGACAGAATCGGACCACTGCTGATCTCTTATCTAGCCCCCAGTCGGCTCAGTTGCTCGCTTTGGGACAATGATGGGCATACCGCTGCGCCCATGTGCCCCGCCCTTCCCCAACgcccctcaccccacccctgACCTCCTCTCCGGGGGCCtgatccccctctctctgtccagtgCAGTCAGGATCAGCAGCCCAGACAATGCCCTTTCCACCACAGTGGACCTCAATACTCTTTCCACAAACTTTCCCAGGCCCTGGGCTTAAAGGAACGCACCGCATCGGGATTTGGCCTgtgtaaacacactgatgtcTGCGGCTGACAGGTTGGCCCCCCTCCTGCCTTtgctccatccctctctccctgctgcagTCCATCCCGAATTTCATGCCACTGATGCCTCGCCATCACCCACTAGAACCACGGCATCCGTTAAAGAAGGCAAAGTGCACGGCGTTCAGGGAAGGATAGGTATTATCATCCACATCCTCATTCTGAGAATCACTGACACTGTAAGTCACCCTGTTTAAGGAAGTCCAGCTATTAGTTTTTGCCACCAGGATGACTGATTGCTGAAAATGTTATCACTTCCCTCACTGTAGAGCTCCACATACCTCCAGCTGGCAGGGAGCGCTGCTGTCCAGTACACATATACAAGGCTACTGGATAATCTTCTTCAACAACTGAATTTACAACGTGACTCATTTCAGCACAACACAAATAGTGGTGATTGAATAATTATCACGACATTTCAGTAATATTATCCCTCCTGATACTTTTTTAGCAGTGCTCAGAAACTATTGGCAACCAGTCCTCTGCCATGGTCAAGTCATGTCGGAGGAAGCAAGAGAACGAGATTTTGTTGGTTCAGCTGCAGATAATTCTTGCTTTTTTGacaatgttttttattgtatctgagagtctttgtctgtgtgtgtacagaggcATCTGATGCTCTACAGTGAAGTAATTGATGCGGTTTTCAACACAATCAGTCATCATGCTGACAAAAATCAGGCAGTGACCTACCATGCCTGTACAGATACAATTACAACCCACAGAGAGTCATCATGTAAATATGCATTAATATTTTTGCATAAAATGAAGACACTCCAGAGCAGTGTTTACTTGTCAGTGGATCATCACCAAGTATGTGACTTAAACAAGCTGTAAACACATAAAGCATAGGGTCCTACAGGTTAAAGACCTGTAGGTCCCTGTAAGATTTAATGTAAACACACCTATGCAGGCCTCATAACTCActttcaaaaatacaaacaaacagcaattcGGTGGATTCAATTAAAAGAATGTCATGAATAAGCcatacaaaatacacaaaagagGACAGGAAGAGCCTAGGATCCCCCGCACATGAGCTGTGTTTCTCTTGATcgacagccaatcagataaGAGCAGAGAAACCGCCTCCATCACTCCCCTGTCTGGAGCTGCTTTTATTCCTCTGACACTGTTGTTCAAGACCCAGACAAGCTCAGACCCCCAGCTACACTTTTTCTTCTCATAGATTTTCAGTTAAGAGACGGGCAGACAACCCaaacaaggagacagagacagaaacatacacatacacacgcacacacacgtatataccAAACAACACATTCCATAGCCCCTGTAACAGACCCATTATAGGGTAGCTgctcatttttctcatttagAAAGTGAGACTAGTGAGCTGCACCATATCATTGACATAGCAGAGCCACTACAAAACCAGCTGGATGACTCGCAGAAAAGTCGAAAGTATGTTTATGACTATAGATGGGGCAAAAACCTCTCCTGGCCTCATTTGGCCCTTCAAACTGCACATAAAGTGAGCAGGCAACCACCCGTCTGAGGCCAGACTAAAAGATATTGAGATTACTTTGGCCTAGATATGGACCAGAGGGAGATGAAGGAGATAGTTAGGCAGCTAGTTGAGGAGTGATGACTCGGAGAACAAAGTGATGGGGCAGGAAAGCtgggaaaaggggaaaagagagagaagggtttGAGGTTTAGGGGGGCTCCACAGAgacaggggtgggggggggggggcaggtgATCCAGGTGTGTCTGTCGTCTGCCCGCCCACATACTTGTGGTCGCCAAAGCTGCTGCATCGGGtaggaagggggagggggtcGGTGTCTGGGCAGACAGAGGTGTGGAGCCAAGGTGTGTCTGCACAAGCAACAGACTGGGAGGAGAGcttactcactcacacacacacacacacacacacacacacacacacacacacacacacacacacttatcgatgtgtgtttgcacacacacgcacccagcTATGAGTGTGGCTTGGATGGGGCCTGCAAATTCAAGCCTGATACCAACTAAAACCTGGTTCCTTCCTGATAAACCACATTCTGCAGAGATGGCAAGGTCTGCCCACAAAAATCTAAAGGAATCTAGactaaaggaacagttcactcagaaatgaaaatgacaaccTGCAAGAGTTCAGCATCCAGGAAAAGCATACACTTTAACCATTTACATAATTTACATACATCTTTGCTTAGAGAAACCAATATCCAGATAATTACAGTAATCCTATAGAAATTCAACCTCTCTGTCACACTACTTATTGTTGTATGCCTCgaacattcaaatcaaaatcatcTGTAAAAAACAGAATGGTGTGGCTTCTTTAAGTCGGCAGGTGTTTCTACCagtaaaaagcaacaaaacgtTGTTGACTGCCTACAAGGACAGGTGCGTTCCATTTAAACCCCCGGCTCTTCTCCTGCTCACTTCCCCCCAATCTCCAAGTGGCCTCTTTGTTTCATCTCCAGAGGGGACACACagctaaaattttcatttttgctccTTTAACAACAGCAGGAAGATGCAATTCTGTCATCTGCATCATTGTTTGTGTACAACTTCAGTGGAATCAAAGGTTTCTTTGTCAGATACCAGGCCATTAAATTCTGgcagaacttaaaaaaaaaaaagtggtttccACCCAGCTCTAACCCTGTGTGTCACATCAGGTCCAGTCAGGTTTTGGCAAAGGATAAAACCTCTACTGGGGCAGGGCTGCTATGACTAATAGGTCTATGGTTTCAACATCTAAAATTAAAGCAAGAAAACAAAGGCATGATATTAAACAAAATGCAAGATAATACTGGTAACTCACCCAATGATCCTGACAGAGTGTGTGCCATGTTTGCGGTATTGTGGAGGTTTGGTGAAGCtgacatctgtgtgtttgtagatcCCACTCTTATAGACAAAGAAGTCCTCATGGACCTCCATAATCGCTGCAAGAGCAAACAAGCAGACGGAATTAATAGGCGGAtatgacatgcatgcacacacacacacacatacacacacacacagtgtgagtCTCCATTATAAAGGCTGCTGAATCTATCATGAGCAATCAAGATAAAAATCTTACTCAAAGGCCAATTCATCTAAAAGTAATTTCCTAATTTCACCATGCACACAAATTCCAATTTCCACTCTGActaacacacacccagacatcAGAGAGGCCAGCTGGGAAACTGCAGGCCAGTTGAAATTCTGTGTATGCGcatgtgtgattgtgtatgGTGTGAGTGTTTGAGCTGCAAAGCTGAACTCCCCGTGACTTTCTCATTCCAGCCCAGTGGGAACAATTCTCCGGATATGTAGCTCAGAAATTCCCTCCCTTGGAGGTCTACCTGCTCTGAAACCAGAGTTATCTAGCTGTCAAGAAGATGTAAACAAATCTGTATAATACACAATGCataagcgcacacacacacacacacacacacacacacacacacacacacacacacacacatacacacacacacaaacaggaacacacacacacacacacacacctccagagAAAAATTCAAAGGAAACTTGACATGAAGCCAATAAGTCTTCCTGGTCTGCCTAACAATACAGCCTGGCACTAGGTCATAAGAACAGCCCTgtgtagccacacacacacacacacacacacacacacacacacacacacacacacgtgatttTGCTGTAAGTATTCTTGACAGTGGTCCAGATGGGCAGCAGACAGAGAAGCTGCCCGCTCATAAAAGAAGGTCAGTTCAACCATAAAGACATGAAGGCTCATCATTTTCGTCCAGGTGACTGGGGTGAGAGTTGAAAGCCCGGACGAAACCGTCAGGATGACAAGGTCAAACATGAGATCATCTGAGGTCAGATGTCCTGTTCGGGGCCTTGTGGAGCACGTGTTTGGAAtagctgtgtgttgtgtggggTGAGGGGGCTAGCTTGATGCTGTTTAAATTTTAGAAATAACACTCACTTGGGAGGAAGTGCTAActtcaaaaaatacatttcactgtACCgccccacttgtttccaatataGTTTCACTGGTTTCTCAgtgaacaagtgtaaatatgctGAAATAGGGCAGAATAAGGAAGATCAGTCCCCTAGCATCAAGAAAACACCACTTGATTTAAAAGAAATACTGGAAACAAgatgattagcattggaaaaaattgggttttttgtgtttgttttaagaaCAACAGAATTATATGATTTAATATGACACTAACTTACTCgctaaaatgaacatttttgcagtgtttttgaagTTTCTTTaagacagagcacacacacacatagatggaCAAACTTATCTGCACACATAATTTACCTTGCACAGGACCATTATCCATAATCTCCTTCATAATCTCCTTTTCCTAAAAACAAGAGAGGACAGACGGACAGAATGATTATTACGTATCActaaaggaaaaagagagaatgaaagcaAATCCCTGGATGTTTGAAGTCAATAACAAGATACACTACAGCGGGACCCCCCTGCCTTTAATGCTTGGCTTATTGACTTCACAAGCCACCAggagacagaaacaacagaCTGTAATGATTTTGAGGAGCATTAGCTGTCATTTAGAGTGATGGATGACGGGTGATACGCCACATGTTGGCTGCAGCTAAGTGCAGGATGCGAGATACAAGTAGCTGCATGCAGAGATGGCTTCTGGAAGCTGTTTCAGTGACTGCTAAATGATaaacgtgtgcacacacacacgtacacacacattttcttggAACAATAGAGGCAAATAAGGGGATACAGATTTGCTTTTTCCATGAAACGAAGTAACCAGAAACCTAGTGCAAGGTAATTCCATCTAAATTTAGCTCACCAGGCTCTCTGATTGCAAAATAACTCAATTGTGAGGTCAAGTTTGCCCTATATCACTTCTCAGCTAGTGTAATTGTTTTCTGTGATCCTAATATGAATTACTAAATGTAGCACATagtcaactgaaaaaaagatgaagaagaaagacatttaagggaaaaaaagttctCTTGATTTTGAGATTACGCAAACACAATTTTGATGTTGAAGTGGTCTTAATAGTTGAGTGGTATACTCTATAATAATACCACTATTTAAACTGCATTCTGTAAATTACAGTAAGTTGCAAGAATGAATTAAATACACCTAGTCGAATGGAGTTTCATGGTACAtcttgtataatgacaataaagatttccATTGCATAATCTGCAAAGTTTTACAATTTGGAGACAAATTTCCCCATGCGGCCCACTGCCTGGAGCAGCACAAAGGGCACAACATGCAGATTAAAGTACAACTGTTTGACCTCTTATCCCACATGGCTTCTGTGGGGAGCCGCCGTCCAACACCTGACTAAATCCTGGATGTTTCCATGATCATTCACAAGGGAGTCAGGTATGCGTGAGGAAagtgtgcaaaaaaacatactgagaCAAACACGTGAGAGAGATTATGGTCTTCCATAGCACAAGGAATTCAGACAAATGTACAGCTGGCTTATGCAAGCTGCCTTGTTTGCCGGAGATTAAAGAGCATGTTAAACATACTCCATGTTAGGGAGGTATGCTCCATATAGGGCTTTATTTGGTATGTGCGTTTCCACATATGAAGGCATGTGAGAGTCGAAACCTGTGattgcatgcatgcatctgtgCTTGTGCtttcctgttcatttttttttacatgcgtTTCTGTGTGTCACATACGTTGGATGAGAGCCTGTAGGGCGGTGTGGACTGGTAGATGTCGTTGTGgtagttgtgtgtgttgggaCAGCGCTGCGTCGCTTGCCTCTTCCCTCGGCCAATGGAGCGACTCTGCATCATGCAGCGTCCCACATCTGCCGGAGTTTGCTGTGGGGGCAGGAATGGGTAACAATCCTCTGTCACCActctgagggaggaggagagacggacTGAACCTTTAAAAAGTTCATGGCCAAAATCACATTTGCATTGATTCAGTATTGGTTTTATAAATTTTTCAAGGGAATGTGTTTACCCTCTGCGCCTGAGGTACCACCAGGCCCCGTCAACACGGCCCCCGGCACAGCCCCCCTGGTTGCGGGTGTCACAGGAAATTAGGTTCTGCGGGGACAACTGAGGCGTCATGTGACCCATGGACTGGATGGAGATTCGGTCCGATGCCACCGCTagtgaacacatacacacacagttaggaATGGGAGGTGGATATTACAAAGTTTTCATGCTGAGCGGATGTATTCATTTTTGTAAGTCAAGTGTTACTTGAATAATACTTGTTCTTTGAAGCAATCCAAATATTTTACCCTCTAAAGGACTTAAGATAGCAACAACTTCAGTGCTAACACAACTTTACTTAACTTTACTTCATTCAGAAGTATTgaacttttctctttttttatccaGTTCTTTCCCTGTACATCTCATAGTAATTTCCTGTCTTTTCCCTGTATTTTGGGGGCTCTTCCCTCTATTTTCCCCATAATTTCTACCTGCAGTTGAGAAGGCCCAGGAGGCAGCACAGTTGCCCTGGTCCAGCGGTTCATGGATCTTCCCTGGCCACTTCTCGGCTGCACTGAAGTGGAGGGGCAAATGGTCATCCTGGGGATCCATGTTCATCTGatgaaaggaaagagggagTAAAGGTTAGAGGGACGGAGGGAAAAAGGCTTTGAGGCTGCTTCAGTGCAACTGAGAATATGGAAGACATTTGCGTCTCATCAAaatccaagtcaagtcaagtcaagtttatttgtatagcatttGATCACTGTTCCAGCCTCAAAGGGCTTCCCAGCGCCCACATTATGGAAACAACGAATGAAAGCGACAATgttctgaataaaaacaattattatCCTAACTGATGACACAATCTCACACAGGGATCTGAAAAGGAGGACAACAGGGCTTCAGGCCTCCCAAGTGTCAGCAGGGGGACTTTTCAATTCTGCGATGACGGTGGCATAAGGCAGCGTAATTGTTTGCccacaacagaacacaaaagCACTGGCTTCAATTAAAATGCTTGCAGACGGCTTTTTATGGCGAGTTTGGATCACGGGCAGATTACATAAGTCTGCAAAGCAACTTTCCGGTAGAAGGGACTTATTTACTGGCGATTAGGTCCATTTGGCCCGGTGTCAATCTCTCAAGCTGCAGAATAGACAGGAACCTTTGATCCTAGTCCACTCCATGAAGACCATGCGGCCGATTGGTTACATCAGTGTGAGCGCCTGGAAGAAGAGTAAGTCTAATCCCTAATATGGACACAGTGAACTCAGTGGACTCCTAGTCTGAATGCAGAATCCACATCCACTGTGCTGTGACAGCAAACCTTCACTCTCGTGATATACCAGGGATGTGAGCACATATTCAGCCACCTGCACTTCTTAGATACTTAGATGTGTATTGGTGATTCTTAGCCTTCTTACTTTGCACAGATTTTGAGAATTCATGATTGTCTAATTGGGGCACTTGAtgaatgagtttttttccctattttttgTGTATGCTTTATcataatatttaatgttttttgtgtattttgcttTATAATATGATGGCATTTAAGTGCCCTCTATGGCCTTTTTCAGACCTGCTTTGAGGTTTATGGTATAATGGCTTTAGACATCCTTATGATGTTACCGACGTATAAATTTCAATGGCCTTAATACTTCTTTGCACATTTCTGATTGAGgtgatgtgttgtttttatcCTGAAGAAGGTATTATGTTGAtatttgacaaaataaataattgtgcCTCAGAGTTATCAGTGTGtggcttccctctcctccttcgtAATATATTCTTTCATCCATATGGCTCTAgttagtttttttctgttcagatcACGAGATACGGCGTGTGTGATTCAAGATCGCTGGTTTCTGTTTAATTGACTTTCCCTGTCTTCCACAAATAGCCTGACTGCGTGCGTTGCATTCCCAGCCTGTAGGTATTCACAGCGCAGACGGCCACCTGATACATAACTAAGGAATGTGCTGCTGAGAGatgatgtgctgctgttggGGGGTCAGAGTCCAAGCACGAACACACCTTGCCCCGACACCTGACCTGGTGAAGTCTGGAGTGATAAAAGGGGACAAATGGCGGCATTCCAGagatcaaagtgtgtgtgtgtgctgcaaagAAAGAGTGCGTGCCAAATGTGAAAATCATATAGGCAATTACAATTTCATTCACAGATTCACACTTCTGTGTTCTCTCATATGAACTCACTGATAGACAAAGAAGGGgaaatggagtgagagagagatttatgaATGAGCTGCAGCACTCTGATCTGGTTCCTGGCACAGGTAGGGACACGCTGACGGTggaaggaagagggggaggcGTGAGGGTTCGGGTGGGAGAAGTCGTGGAATGTCGGGAGCAGTATAGGGGGATGGTGGGAAGGTGGAAGTGTGGATGGGATGGcaaaagggggaggaggagggggcgatggtggtggtggttgggaGGGTGCAGACTGAGGTGGAGATTGCTCTTTCTTCTCCAGCCACCATCCCCTTCCATCTCCTCTGTCTGATGTTGTGGTTCCGTCTTATGTAATCTGTCTGggtaaaatgtaaacaaagactaaaCGGATAAGAGCAGACCCAGCTACCAGACGGAGACGCCGTCACATACCAGCGGGCGGCTATAATTAACCCCAAAAATGTTTTGATCATGCGCTGCTCTGTTGTTACAGAACATTTTGAGCCCATTTATCGAAAATGCCTCACGTGTCACAACAAAATACAGGAGGGTTTCTGGAGAAGTGAAAAGTGGCAACATGACTGGAACAGTTTGAGAGCTTGTCTGTGTTCCCACCCTCTCACTTTCTCAAGATTCAGAGGCTTCCTCCCTCCATCAGTCCCCCAAATTCCCCGTACCGTACCCAGACCCCCTCTGCCGGTCTCCCACACTCACGTTTGGATACTGACAGAAATTCCTAAGCAGATATTGTTTATAATACATAAAATTCAATGATGGTTGTAAAGCAATATTGCTTTCACTAACTACCATCATATAGTTATCAATTTAAcggttttattccaaaatgccACATCCACTATTTGATGACTTAAAATTAAATCAGATAGCTAGAAAGTTAAATCTTGATAAATTTCTTAGAGTGGATGTATTGCACCCCAGCTCGGTAACACTTTTGCATGTAAATCATTCATCACACCAGGATTAGACCgagtttaatttatttcttctcACTTTTAAAATACCCAGAAAGTAGCAGAATATCATGAGAACACTTAGTGAGGATCACACATTGgattattttccatttcctgCAGCTTTTCCACTAACAAAATGTAAGCTGATATGCTAGTTGAACCCCGTagtaaaattctgtttttgctCACCCTCCTCTACatgcaggtcagaggtcagggtcatcTAATGAACAACATTCCTGAAGCTGGCTGGAattttgctcaagggcacctcagcaGGGCAGATACTGACAAACATGAACCCGGGTCATCTTTAAGTTGCTGGACATTAACCACTGAGCCACCCTGGCACGCCAAGTCCCATGAATATGTTGGTATTTTTGAGGCTGTTACCTGGATCTCATTCATGTTCATAATAGTCCTGGAGGGTCTCTGGGTGCCCAAGCGGTAACGGATGCCCTCGTCCAGAGTCATGCCGTAGAACTGACTGTAGTTAGCTGCCCTCCACCTGACAGAAGGACGATGGAGGAGAACGGGTATGTGTGACTTTGTGCAATAAATAGCTGATTGTGGGCATCACAGAGTACATTTAGGTTACAGCGggagtgtcagagtgtgtgtatgtgtgtgttttacccaTAGTTTCCTCTGTTGACTGCATGAATCATGTCACTCTCAATCAGACAGGCGTACTGCTCACACTCCCAGCGCCCTGTGGTGCCACACGTactgcaggagagagacacagagggtgGGATTAAGTCAGGGGTGGAAAGTGGTTGCATACAGAAAGAGCAATAAGGTGCAGTATGAATGGAGaggaaagagcgagagaaaagaCAATCAACACGCTGCtttgctttccattcattcactcGTTTTACCTAAGTGTTAAGAAATGTAACTGCATTCATTCTTTTCCATATTTATGTTAAAATGAGCGGAGCCAAGAACTAAAACAGAAAGATCATCACAAATATGCAGAGGCACAGAGCAATTCCCCAAAGAGACGCTAAATGAGAGGAGAACTggcaaagaggagagggagacgatggagtgagggagtgagaaaaagaaagagagagaaagacgagaATGTGgcggtggtgggtgggggggtaaaGGAACATTCATCCATTTAAGGGTGCAGAATGCATAGCCATTTTTAGTCAGAAGAAACCAGAGGGACCGAGGAGGACAAGTTGATGGAGGAGATAAGGGAGCAGCATATTAATGATGACGTTCAGGTGTTTATTTTGGGTGTAGTCGAAAATAGAGCATTTGCACTCTGTGTGCTTTGTGATGAGTTACTGTGGAGCGTGTGTgttcgtttgtgtgtgtatgtgtgtgtgtgtgtgtgcacgcgcagtCAGACAGAGCTAACAACTCGACACACAGATAAATCACTCTCATTGATTACAAACCATGAGACAGAACGTGGATGATAATGAACACTGTCACAGCTCAGTGACAAAGTCCTTTAGTCTTGTGTGGTAGAAGTCACCGCCTGGCTGAGTCATTGTTTCAAACAATACACTGAGCATCTCCAGATTATTATAtccattatatttatttttcatacagtgacatacaaaaacaaaatacaaaaaccaagTCCAGtcatgtacactgcaaaaaactccattttaatttattttgtctcatGTTCGCTCTTAAAATCATGCCTTGTcttgaaatttaatttgaaactgAATGACTCGTTTTTTAGTGTataaactatttattttattctatggAAATGCTATAAGATTATAGCATAGTTATGGAGGATTTCCAAACACAGAATGATTAGGTGGAATTCCTCTTTCGTCACACTGAAGCTCCCATGTATCAGTTCTCACGTCCTCCCAGACGAGActtcagcagacacacactgtccagGCAGCACTGTATACTCTCATTCATAAcccccaagcacacacacacatacacacatacacacacacacacacatgcgcatacacacacagacataggcATCCACAAATCCATCAGCACCTTGTCTTTTGGCCCTGGCAGAGGGTCAGACCAGTGACTGTCTGCCCCAGCGTCCCACAGAGGACCGTCCCGTCTGATGCCTTTGATTGGAGGAAACAGACAGCGACCTctcacctctccctccccttcagGAGGAACCCAGGCACGCAGCAggccaaaaacacaaataaatccaAACAGTAATAGGcgaaaacacgcacacacacaaacagggacaAGCACACTGATGTACTGTGCGCCCTGGTGGAGGTACAGAGTGCGACTGAGGGTGAAATATGAGGGCTGTGAGTCAGTGGGAGGCCATATTTCACATTCCCCGTCACACTTCCCTATTAGAGGCACACACTCAACACCTCTGAGGccatgcaaacagacagacagcctgacacacacacacacacacacacacacacacacacacacacacacacacacacacatacacacttaca encodes the following:
- the tinagl1 gene encoding tubulointerstitial nephritis antigen-like codes for the protein MKLLLLAVAVLLLVVEQGTADRILSRRTKRELASPLHMGGIRDPFGSYCQRRGGCCPGRDDLCTVPYLDTICYCDLFCNRTVSDCCPDFWGHCLGVAPPFIGTCERNGHRFFTGQTYKENCNLCTCGTTGRWECEQYACLIESDMIHAVNRGNYGWRAANYSQFYGMTLDEGIRYRLGTQRPSRTIMNMNEIQMNMDPQDDHLPLHFSAAEKWPGKIHEPLDQGNCAASWAFSTAAVASDRISIQSMGHMTPQLSPQNLISCDTRNQGGCAGGRVDGAWWYLRRRGVVTEDCYPFLPPQQTPADVGRCMMQSRSIGRGKRQATQRCPNTHNYHNDIYQSTPPYRLSSNEKEIMKEIMDNGPVQAIMEVHEDFFVYKSGIYKHTDVSFTKPPQYRKHGTHSVRIIGWGEERNFDGSPRKFWIAANSWGKNWGENGFFRIARGDNECEIERFVIGVWGRVTMEDMHNHHHHHHRRRK